Genomic window (Candidatus Vicinibacter proximus):
TCCATACCCATGGATATTTTAAGTTGAACCACAAATCTGAGGAAAGGCTGAGATATTTTAATACTTCACTGTATTCACCAGGCGTCATACCATGGTTCCGGAGTATAAAATATGATTTTATAATATTGACGATAAAAAACACAGCCACACAAATGACTATAACTCTTATTAGAAACCCTCCTGTTCTGAGTTGGTATTTAATATCACGTGTAATGTCTGAAAACATGTACTATCTTTTCCTTGTCCAATAAAGTAACAATAAAAATCCAAAAAGTGCACCTCCCAAATGAGCAAAGTGAGCTACTCCGGTAGATTGGCCACTAAGACCCCAAAGCAGATCAGCGGCAAGTGTGAAAATAGCCAGATATTTTGCTTTAATTGGGAATGGGATGAGCATTAGATAAAGTTCAATGTTAGGGAATAGGTAAGCCAGTCCGATAAAGAGCCCATTGATAGCGCCACTTGCCCCCAAAGCAGGCACATTCATAAGGGCATAATCTCCATAAATATTGATTTGGTACCATTTAAATGCCAAATGCAACAGGGCTCCTCCAAAACCACATACTGCAAAAAAAGTAATAAATCTTTTTGTGCCTAAAGAATTTTCCATCATTGGACCTATAAAGAATAGGGAAAGCATATTAAACATCAGATGAGAGAGATTGGCATGCATAAACATATGTGTGACCAATTGCCAGGGATGGAAAAAAGGACTTTCAGGATAGAATAGTGCAAGTACATATCGGTCCTCATTCATTAAAGTAGTAGTCCCAAGAAAAACAAGAACATTAAGAATAAGGAGATGTTTTACAGCTTCAGTAATGGGAATCATAAGGCATTGAAATTTTTAAGAAAATCCTGATGTCTGATTTTGAAATAACATTTTTTACCTGTAGGGCTCAAATTGGGTTTTTCGCATAAAAATAACTGTTCAATGAGTGCGGACATTTCTTCCTGACTCAAAGCTTTCCCTTTTTTTATGGAAGAACTTAAAGCCATAGACCGTGCAATGTTTTCTATTGGTGACAATTCAAATTCAAGATTAAATTTATATTGTTCCAGTACTTTATGGATGAGTTCAGTTTCTGAAAACTTTCCTTGCAACAATGCCGGCATTCCATGAATAACAAATGAATCAGAACCGAATTCTTCCAATTCAAAACCAATGGCATTAAAATATTCCTGAAGAGAGGAAAGTATTTTTGCGTCCGTTTTACTCAGGTGAAAGGTCTGAGGAAACAATAATCTTTGTGATAATTGTGATTGTTCACTCATTGATTTTTTATAGTATTCATACATAATTCTTTCATGTGCAGCCTGCTGGTCAATAAAAGTTAGTCCATTCCGGCTTGCATAGAAAATATATGAATTATAAATCTGAAAAGGAACGATGTCAAGTATTTCTTGTTGGGGAAAAAATCCCTCATCTGAAGAATTTGGAGTAATTGGCGAAAATATCTGGTCTTCTCTTTGTTGCACAATTTCTCTTGGTACAGTTGGAAAGGCCAGATTTTTCCAATGGGTCACACTCCCACTAGTTTCAGGTCTGGGCATGAATTGACCCGAATGACCCATTAGTTGATCCAAACCGGGGTTTGCATTTTCGAAGTCCAACCGAGGAGCAAGACTGTGTTTTCCCAATGCATGTTTTACCGAAACTTTCAGAAAATTATAAATTAATCTCTCATCGTCAAATTTGATTTCATGTTTGGTTGGGTGGACGTTGATATCAATTTTAGCGGGATCTATTTGGAGGAAAAGTACATAAAATGGGAAAGCACCCGGAGCAATGAGTTCTTCATATGCTGAAATTATTGCATGATTTAGATATGGGCTTTTAATCAATCTTCTGTTGACAAATAGAATTTGTTCTCCTCGGGTCTTTTTGATGAGTTCAGGTTTTCCTATGAATCCGGTAATTTGAACAACCTCTGTATCCTGTTCCAAAGGGATCAGATCCTCAACATATTTTTTTCCATAAATATTGAGAATTCTATGTTTTAGACTTCCGGGAGGTAGGTTATAGATTTCATTTTCACCTTGGGTGTACACCCATTTAATTTCAGGATGGGCAAGGGCTTGTGAAATAAACTCATCGTGAATGTGTCTTAATTCCACTGTATCCGATTTAAGAAACTTTCTTCTGGCGGGAATGCTGAAAAACAATTGTTCAACGCTGATTTGTGTTCCGGGCAGACAAGCACATCCCTCTTGAGATCTAATTTTTGAATCAGAAATCTGAATTCTTGTTCCAATATTGTCCTCATGTCTTCTTGTCTTCATTTCAACCTGTGCGACCGAAGCAATAGAAGCAAGCGCTTCTCCTCTAAAACCCTTGGTTTGTATGGCAAAAAGGTCTTCAGCTGATTTTATTTTGGAGGTGGCATGTCTTTCAAATGACATTCTTGCATCAATTGGACTCATTCCACAACCATTGTCATTTACCTGAATTAAAAGTTTGCCTGCTTCTTTCACAAGCAGTTTAATTTCATTGGCACCTGAATCAACGGCGTTATCCAGCAATTCTTTCACTACAGAGGCAGGTCGTTGAATGACCTCTCCTGCTGCAATTTGATTTACCACGCCATCGGGCAAAAGTCTAATAAGATCTGACATACTGGGACAACGAGTGCTTTATTATGTGTATTTCCTTTGATCTGGAAAATTTGGAATTATTCGGACTTTCACAAAACTCCATTCAAAGAATTTATCAAAGGTCATAAAGATTGCAAATTTAGCCCAAATTTATAATAGCCATTTAAATTTTGACTGAATGGACAAAATACCTTATTGTTCTTATCTTTAATCAGACCCATTAATTTAATTGCTGACTTTGCATATAAACCAATCGGGACAATGGTCCAATGGATATTATTGCCAAATAATATTAAGAATCATAGTTGTGCTAATTAATCCTTCAATAGAGTAGTAATTAGTTAATTTGAAAGGTTATTGGAATACAAACGGGAATTCTATTTGTGTCAGTAACAGAAATAGCTTAATTTTGACCTGTCAAATCAACATGAGCGACCAAATCAAACACGAGTGTGGCCTGGCTTTTGTCCGCCTGCTTAAACCTCTCGAATACTATCAGGAAAAGTATGGTACGGCCTTTTATGGCCTGCAGAAGCTTCAACTTCTGATGCAAAAACAAAGAAACCGTGGACAAGATGGCGCGGGTATGGCTACCATTAAACTGAATACCCAGCCGGGAGAAAAATACATCAGCAGGAGGAGAAGTAATGCGCCAAATTACCTTCAGGCTTTATTTGAAGGAGTTTACAGTCATTTCAAGGATATTACTTTAGAACAGGCAAATGATCCAGTTTGGTTAAAAGCGAATAAACCATTTATGGGTGAGGTATTGTTGGGCCATCTCCGTTACGGAACCCATGGAGACAACAGTATTGCTACGGTTCACCCATTCATCCGAGAAAATAATTGGATCAGTCGCAATCTGGTTATAGCCGGGAATTTCAACATGACCAATATTGAAGAATTGTTTGACAAACTGGTCAGTATGGGTCAATATCCAAAAGTCAAATCGGATACTGTAACGGTTATGGAGAAGATTGGACATTTTCTGGATGAAGAGGTTCAACACCTTTTTAACTGGTATAAACCCGAAGGTTACAATCAGGTTGAAATCAACCCTTTAATTTTCGACAATCTGGACATTAGTCGAGTACTAAAAAAAGCTACCAAGAAATTTGATGGTGGATATGTGATGGCCGGGATGATTGGACATGGAGATGCTTTTATTTTAAGGGATCCGAATGGTATTCGTCCGGCATTTTATTATCAGGATGAAGAAATTGTGGCTGTAGCTTCGGAACGACCAGCTTTGCAAACTGCTCTTGGCATAAGGAGGACTGAGGTTCATGAAATCAAACCCGGAAATGCATTAATCATAAAGCATCATGGAGAGGTAAAGGAAGTATTGTGTCTTGAGCCTGGTGAAAAATTAAGTTGTTCATTTGAACGAATTTACTTTTCCAGGGGCAATGATTATGACATCTATCAAGAACGAAAAAACCTGGGCAGACAGCTGGTTCCGGCGGTGATTGAGGCCATTAATGGAGATTTGGAAAATACTGTTTTCTCATTTATTCCAAACACCTCTGAAACAGCATTTTATGGTTTGGTGGAGGGGCTTCATGATTATATGAACGATCAAAAAGCCAAGCAAATTAGAGCACTTGGGCCGGAGCCGGAAGCAAACCAGATAAAGGAAATATTGGATAAAAAACCAAGAATTGAAAAGTTGGTAGTTAAGGATGATAAAATGCGCACTTTTATCGCCAATGACAACATTAGGGGAGGTCTGGTATCCCATGTTTATGATGTAAGCTATGGAATAGTCAGGAATCACCAAGACACTTTGGTGGTATTGGATGATTCCATTGTTAGAGGAACAACCCTCCGTGACAGCATCATTAGGATTTTAGCGACTTTAAAGCCAAAAAAGATAATTGTACTCTCTTCCTCACCACAGATACGATTTCCGGATTGCTATGGCATTGACATGTCTCAAATAAATAAATTTGTAGCATTCAAAGCCCTGATCGCTTTAATTCAAAGGGATGAAAAGGAATATTTACTTGAGGAAGCTTACGATGAATGTTTAACACAGAACAAGCAACCAATGGAATACATCAAGAATGGTATTCAGAAATTGTACGATCATTACAGTTATGAGGAAATTTCTCATAAAATTGGAGAAATGCTGACACCTAAAGACCTTGGTATTCCTGTGGAGATTATTTTTCAAACCTTGGAAGGTTTGCATAAAGCCATTCCTGACCATAAGGGGGATTGGTATTTTTCCGGAATATACCCGACTCCCGGAGGTAACCGAGTTGTCAATAGAGCCTTCATTAATTTTATGGAGAAGAAAGATGTAAGAGCTTATTGATTTATTAGATGTTATCTTTAGTTGGTGGGAAGGGAATTTTTTCTAAAATCAAGTTTTGATTGTAGCAATCAAATTGCGTAGAACCTCTTTTACTATGCCATATCAATTTCTGTATTATCTCCGATGTTGTAGCTTTGAGATCTACCCTTAATTACTGCATCATTGCCAATAATGGAATTATGAAGAGTTACATTGTCCAAGATGGTATAATTCCCAATTATGGCATCTTTAATAATAACTCCTTCAATTTGAGCGTGGTCTCCAATGGTTACATGTGGACCAATAATCGAATTGGTAATTTTGGAATCTTTTCCAATTTTAACAGGTGGAATAATGATGACATGATTTGATATGGAAGACTCCAGATGCGCATCTAAATCACGGTCAAGGAGTATGGAGTTTGTCAATAAAAGTTGCTCTTTCTTCCCACAATCAAACCAGTTTTTGACTTCCATTACATCGAAGCGTTGGCCGCATTCGATCATATGCATTAATCCATCCGTAAGATGAAATTCACCTCGGGTTCTCAGGTCATTATCAATGTTGTGTTTTAATGAATGGGCCAGAATGTTAAAATCCTTGATAAAATACAAGCCCACAATAGCAAGATTGGATTTAGGTATTTGGGGTTTTTCGATCAGTCTTTTGATGGTCCCATCTTCATGAAGTTCTACCACACCAAAGGCTCTGGGATCGTTTACCTTACGGACTGCCAGGGTATGGTGTTTTGAATGCATGAGCACATTGAGGTCCACATCAAGAATGGTGTCGCCTAATTGGATAAGGACCTCACTGCCAGGAGGAATAAGATGCTTACATGTATAAATCGCATGCCCAAGGCCCATTCTTTCACCCTGGAATATATATTCCCTATTGATGTGGTTATAATTTTCATCCAGGTATTCTTTAATTTTATCACCCAAATAACCTATCACAAAGATAAAATCCTTGATTCCGGCTTCAATCATGTGATCCAGAATAAAGGCAATAATTGGTTTTCCTGCCACAGGAATGAGTGGCTTAGGTTGTGTATAGGTGAAAGGGCGCAATTTAGTTCCTGCGCCTGCAACTGGGATGATGGCCTTCATGCAGGATGACTTATGCAAAAACCGTACCTAAATCAATTTGTAGACAGAAGTTTGATTTTATAGTTCATTTTTTAAAAATGTATGGATGATTTAAATCTAAATGTAGGATGAATTTAGTGTCCACTAAAATTTTGGCTCGGATGAGGAATCTTTACAAAACAATTCATGTTTTTAGATTACAAAGACCGGATATCCAACTTCAATTCTATTGTTGCTTATCACTAGAGTGGTATTTATTTCCACAATTTGATTGAATTATTTTTCTACTTTCTTGGCTCTTGGTTGTGATGAATTTTATTGTAAGATGGTTTAATTAATGGAGTCCTTATTACAAGAGTAAAATTGAAATGAATTCTCTCAAATTACATGAACATATTAAACAAAGTCCATAAAAATCTGAATGTAATCAAAAGGAATAAATTAAATTCATATAAGGGATATCAGGATTTAATATCTCTTTCCATATGTTCAAGCTCCTCCTTTATTTTTTTTAAGCGATCTGTGATGGATATTTCATCGTTGTCCTTGTTTCTTTTTTTTCTGTCCGTTAAAAAACGACCAAGTCCAGTACAAATAAAAAATCCAGAAATGTTGGAGATCAACATCCAAAACAATCTTGTTTCAACTTCTCCCATAAGGCTACAAATTTACCACACCGTATTTTTCAAAATCAAATTAGTACAAAACAAAAAAGCCCCATCGCTATGATGAGGCTTATATAATTTTAATTTTTATTTACATCTAAAAATATCAATGAATAAGCCTCATGAGTGTTTGCTTGCACTCATGTCTCATCCAGCAATATTTATTAATCGTAATCACGATGCAAAGATAATCATCATTGTTAAATATCCAAAATATTTTTAAACGGATCTTTGAAAATGATACCTGTAAATTTTATTTTAACAAAAGTGAATTGCGGGATGGAGTAATTTAAATTATAGGCTTAAATAGTATGACATAATTTTAAGAGATCTGCTTATAGCATTTTAAATCATTCTCAACCCAAAATGCTAGATAATTTTAAAGTATATTTGCCAATAGAAGGACTATAAAGACAAAGTCTGCGTTATTCATTTACAATTTATCATGTATGTCCCCAGTTGCGCACAAGATTTATATTTCAACTTTAGCAGCAATCATAATAATTTGCACTGCTTTTCTGATTTTTTACGGTGCATCTTATTACTCAACGAGTCTGGAGGAGCGATTTTACCACCCGGCGCATACCCAATTAAAGCCAAGTGGAATATATGGTCATGGGCTGGGAATTGTTGGGACTTTGCTGATTCTTATAGGTGTATTTGGTTATATGATCCGAAAAAGAAAGAAATCTTTGGCAAGATTGGGTGCTCTAAAGTACTGGCTTGAATTTCATATCTTCTTGTGTACTCTTGGGCCTATTTTTGTTTTGTTCCACACTGCCTTCAAATTTGGGGGAATTGTATCTGTCAGTTTTTGGAGTATGGTTGCAGTGGTAGCAAGTGGAGTTGTTGGAAGATTTATCTACAAGCAGATTCCTAGGACCATTCAGGGTCGTGAACTCAGTCTAAATGAGATAAAGGAAATGAAGGATAAAATTCAGGAAGAACTTCAGTTGAATTTATCGGGTACAACAGGGTCAGGATTCGATTTGCAAATTTCCTCCTTGCTTTTGGTTGAAAAGTCTTCAGTTGGCTCTATTTCCAGTTTTTTTTCAAGATATTTTTCTGAATTCAGTAAAGTTGCAGCAATCAATCGAAATTTAAAAGAATCAGGAGTTCCTCCTTCCAAAAGAAAAAGTATGCTTAAGCTTGTTAAGGGAGAATTGGGACTTGTGCGACGCATAGAAAATCTGGTACTGATGCAAAAGCTTTTCCGCTATTGGCATGTGGCTCATCTTCCCTTTGCTTTGATAATGCTTATCATTATGGTTATCCATGTGGCTGTTACGCTTGCATTTGGGTACAAATGGATATTTTGACCATGGAAACATTGATAGAGGAAATTCTGATTTATGGTTTCGCCGGATTGTTGATGGTAGTGGTCTTATGGATTTACCTCAGAAAACAGAAACAGGAGAGTATTCTTGTTGGTCAAAAAATACAAAAAGCAAAAGAAGAAGGTGTCCACGAACCAGTTTCATTACATCCGGTGATTGATTTAAATACCTGTATTAAAAGTGGGGCTTGTCTGGAAGCTTGTCCGGAAGAAGATGTATTGGGTATTCGAAATGGAAGAGCAACCCTGGTGAATGCCTCTCATTGCGTTGGCCACGGAGCTTGTTTTCATGCATGCCCTGTTGAGGCCATAAGCCTTAGAATAGGAACTGAAAAAAGAGGAGTAGAATTGCCACATGTAAATCAGAATTTTGAAACCAATGTCCGGGGTATATTCATTGCAGGTGAACTAGGAGGTATGGGATTGATAAAAAACAGTGTAGAGCAAGGGAAACAAGCCATGGATCATATTTCCCAAACTATTCAAAAGGGACACGGCAATGAATTTGATGTATTAATTTTAGGCGCAGGGCCAGCTGGGATCTCTGCCAGTCTTCAAGCAAAAAAGCTCGGACTTAAGGCAGTTGTCCTAGAGCAAGATTCTTTGGGAGGTACTGTTTTTAATTTTCCAAGGGCCAAAATTGTGATGACTGCTCCAATGGAAATTCCTTTATACGGCAAGGTAAAGTTTTTTCAAACCAGCAAAACAGAATTGCTGACCATTTGGAAGGAGGTAATTGGTAAAAATAACATCGATATCAGGGAAAATACTAAAGTAGAAGCGATCACCATGGTGGAGTCAGGCTTTGAGGTTAAAAGTTCCCGGGAAGAAATCTACAAAGCTCATAAGGTCTTACTGGCTATTGGCAGAAGAGGAACGCCAAGAAAACTAAATGTGCCCGGTGAAATTTTGGAAAAAGTAGCTTACCGTTTATTAGAGCCAGAATTAATTAGTAGCAAACACGTGTTGGTAGTGGGAGGTGGAGATTCTGCTATTGAAAGTGCATTATTACTGGCTCCTAAAAACAAAGTTACATTGTCATACCGTGGGGATAAATTCAGCAGGTTGAAGCCATTAAATCTGGAGAGCATACAAAAAGCAATTCTTGAAAAAACTGTAGACGTTATTTTAGAATCCAATGTGATTGAAATATTGAAAGATAAAGTGTTGATGAAAAAAGGTGTTGATCCAGATAGCTTTGAATTAAAAAATGATTTAGTTTATATTTTTGCCGGAGGAGAGTTACCTACTCAGTTTCTGCAAAAGACAGGGATTGAAATAACTAAAAGGTTTGGTTATACTGTAAAATCACACCAGAAATGAGCTGTAATTTTAATTTGCAATTAAGCGTATTTAGGCTGGTTTGGCTTGTAGGTTTTATAGTTTGTTCAGAATTTGTTTTAGGACAAATTTCACCCGGAAAATTGTCTAAGGCACACAGTCATTTGGAGGGTATGAGTCAGTGTACTCAATGCCACATACTTGGGGATAAGGTTTCTGATCAAAAATGCCTTGATTGTCATGCGGATTTAAAGCGAAGCATTCAAGCAAACAAAGGATATCACGTTTCTTATGAAGTAAAGCCAAAGAATTGTATTTCCTGCCATAGTGAACATCATGGGCTCAAATTTGAAATGATCCGTTTTGATCAAAAGACATTTAATCATCGATTGACTGGATATGAACTTGAAGGGGCGCATAAATCAAAGGATTGCAGGGATTGTCATAAACCGGAGTACATCCAAAATACAGAACTGAAAAAAAACGCAAAAACTTTTCTTGGTTTGGATACAAAGTGTCTAACCTGTCATGCAGACTATCATCAAAAGACTTTATCCGGGGATTGTGCAAAATGCCACAATTTTGAAAAGTTTAAACCGGCTATAAAATTTAATCATCAGAAATCCGACTTTCCTCTTGCCGGGGCACATCAAAAATTAGACTGTGCAGCTTGTCACAAAAAAGAAATTCGTAATGGTAAGGAGTTTCAGAAATTTGCAGATCTGGAATTTAAATCTTGTGTAGCCTGCCACAAAGATGAGCATAAAGGAAGATTTGGAAATAATTGCAAAGCTTGCCATACGGAAGAATCTTTTCACAAAATCAAAACCTCCACCTCATTTAATCATTCCTTAACTGGTTTTACCCTCGAAGGAAAACATAAAGTCTTAGATTGTCGGAAATGCCATGACAACAGGGAAGGTACCCAAGGACAATTTAAAGAATTTGTTTCCCTCAGGAAGCCTGATTGTATAAATTGTCATAAGGATGTTCATGAGGGTAAATTTGGAGAGGATTGTAAGAAATGTCACCATCAGGAAAGTTTCCATATCAGTAAACGCCTTGACCAGTTTGACCATAGTCTTACAAAATTTCCATTGGAAGGTAAGCACCAAGCCGTGGATTGTAAGAAATGTCACAAGGCTGGCAGTATGACGGATCCTGTTGCTTATGACGCCTGTAAAAAGTGTCATGAAGACTACCATAAAGGTGAGTTTAATTCAAATGGCAGTTACAATGATTGTGCAGCCTGTCATTCGGTTACTGGATTTACAGAATCTACATTTGGTTTTGAGCATCATCAGAAAAGTGCCTTCCCTCTGACCGGGGCACATCTTGCGGTAGAATGTAAATCCTGCCATCACAAGGGTGATCGATGGAATTTTCGTAAGATAGGGAACCTATGTAAAGACTGTCATAAAGACCCGCATGAAGGGGTTCTGGATCCTAAATTTTATGAGTCAAACCAATGTACGAGTTGTCACATAGATGAAAGTTGGACTCAAATCAATTTTGATCATGGAAAAACTAATTTCACTCTTGAAGGTAAGCACCTACAGACAAGCTGCCGTAAATGTCATTTTAACCAGGAAAAAAATGGAACTTTTACACAAAAATTTAATAATAAGGAGAAGCAATGTGTCCATTGTCACGAAAACCCCCACGGTCAGCAATTTAACCAAGATGGTGTCACAGATTGCGCAAGGTGTCATGGGTTTAATGGGTGGGATAATAAAAATTTTAATCACGATAATGCAAGATTTAAGCTTGAAGGTGAACATAAAGTTGTATCTTGCGCTCGTTGTCATGAACCGATGATTGTTGATAACCGTAAGGTGATCAACTATCGAAATGGTAAACTTGAATGCAAGGATTGTCATTTAAAATAGCCTTTTTCTTTTTTGGCACCGTTATGTTAAGTGCCCAGTCGCCTCATGGCCCTAAGTTGATTATTGATTGTGCCAAATGCCATAGTCCGGAATCCTGGAAATTTGATCAGAAACAAGCTAGTTTTTCACACGACAGTACTGATTTTGCCCTAAAGGGTCAACATAAAGCATTGGATTGCAGATCCTGTCATGAAAATCTTAAGTTTGAAGAGGCTAAAACTGATTGTAATTCATGTCACCTTGATGTGCATAATCAAACGGTTGGTCTTAGTTGCGACCGATGTCACACAGCGACATCCTGGATCGTAGACAATATTACAGAAATTCACGATCGCACAAATTTTCCACTAATCGGGGTTCACAAATCCATAAACTGTAACCTTTGTCATACTTCAGAAACAAATATCCGTTTTAATCCTATTGGTATCCGATGTATTGATTGTCATCGACAGGATTTTGATAAGGCAAAGAATCCGGATCATCAAAAAAATAATTTTTCAAACAATTGTACGGACTGTCATAGTTTGACCGAACCAGATTGGGTGACCGATAAGATTGATCATGGGTTCTTTCCACTGGAACAGGGACATGAAATAAAAGATTGTGCCAAATGCCATAAATCTGTAATCTATTCAGATATCTCCAAGGATTGTTTTGCCTGCCATCAGTCAGATTATCAAAGTACTAAAAACCCGGACCACCAAGCCGCTGGCTTTCCAAAGGATTGCGCCGGTTGCCATACCTTATCACCCGACTGGAAGCCGGCACAGTATAGCGCGCATGATGTTTTTTTTCCTATTTACAGTGGGAAACACAAAAATAAATGGATACAATGTCTGGATTGCCACAAAAATCCAGCCGACTTTAACTCATTTACTTGCATTAGTTGTCATAAGAATCCGGAAACAGATAAAGAGCATGATAAGGTAGGTGGTTATGTCTATAATGATCAAGCCTGCCTCGCTTGTCACCCAAGCGGAAGTTCTGAGCAAACATTTGATCATAACAGCACCGGTTTTGTACTGAGTGGAGGGCATCAAGGTGTAGATTGTCTTAAATGCCATGCAAATGGTTTTAAAGGCACTCCAAGTGCCTGTGTTTCCTGCCATCAGGAAGATTTTAATAAAACTGCAAATCCCGATCACCGTCAGTTGGGTCTGAGTAATGATTGTGCAAGTTGTCATACGACTACACCCGGATGGATGCCGGCACGATTCGATAACCACGATAACTATTATGTTTTACAAGATGCTCATGCTTTAATTGCATCAGATTGTAAGGCATGTCATAATGGTGATTACAAAAACACGCCTAACACCTGTATAGCTTGTCATCAGTCAGATTTTAACGATACAAAGGATCCGGACCACAAGACAGGGCAATTTCCTACCGATTGTGCGAGTTGTCACAGCCAAAAGGCCTGGCAGCCCTCAACTTTTGATCACGATGGACAATATTTCCCTGTATTTAGTGGAAAACACAAGGGAGTATGGAATCAATGTTTAGAGTGTCATAACAACCCATCTGATTACAGCCAATACAGTTGTATAATCTGTCATTTGAATCCTGAGACAGATAAAGAACACGAAGGAATTGGTGGCTATGCTTATCAAAACAATGCTTGTCTGGCCTGCCACCCAACAGGTGATGCTGATTTTAAATTTGACCACAACACTACCGGTTTTCCATTAACTGGGGCGCATCAGCAAACCAATTGTCTGGAATGTCACAGCAAAGGCTTTAAGAATACACCAAATGAATGCATAGCCTGTCACCAAGAAAATTTTAACCAATCCCAAAACCCAAAACATAAGGAACTTGGTCTGAGTACAGATTGTATTACTTGCCATACTACACAGCCGGGATGGGCTCCGGCACGGTTTGATGTACACAATAACTATTATGTACTACAAGATGCGCATGCAATTATAGCGAATGATTGTAAGGCATGTCATAACGGGAATTACCAAAACACCCCAAATACCTGTGTGGGGTGCCATCAGAATGATTTCAACAATTCCAAGGATCCGGATCATATAGCCGGAAAATTTCCAACAGATTGTGCCAGTTGCCACAATCAAAAGGCGTGGGAGCCTTCTACGTTTAATCACGATGGCATGTATTTCCCTGTGTATAGCGGAAAGCACAAAGGAGTTTGGAACAGATGTGTGGAATGTCACCTTAACCCAAGCGATTACAGCCAATTCAGCTGTACGGTTTGTCATACCAATCCAGATACTGACGAAGATCACAAAGGGGTGGGTGGTTATATCTATCAGGACAATGCTTGTCTGGCATGTCATCCTACAGGAGATGCCGATGTGAAATTTGATCACAATACGACGAGTTTTGCTTTAACCGGGGCACACCTTCAGGCAAATTGTCTTGAATGTCATGGAACAGGATTTAAAAACACACCTACTGAATGTGTAGCCTGTCATCAG
Coding sequences:
- a CDS encoding cytochrome c family protein, whose product is MSCNFNLQLSVFRLVWLVGFIVCSEFVLGQISPGKLSKAHSHLEGMSQCTQCHILGDKVSDQKCLDCHADLKRSIQANKGYHVSYEVKPKNCISCHSEHHGLKFEMIRFDQKTFNHRLTGYELEGAHKSKDCRDCHKPEYIQNTELKKNAKTFLGLDTKCLTCHADYHQKTLSGDCAKCHNFEKFKPAIKFNHQKSDFPLAGAHQKLDCAACHKKEIRNGKEFQKFADLEFKSCVACHKDEHKGRFGNNCKACHTEESFHKIKTSTSFNHSLTGFTLEGKHKVLDCRKCHDNREGTQGQFKEFVSLRKPDCINCHKDVHEGKFGEDCKKCHHQESFHISKRLDQFDHSLTKFPLEGKHQAVDCKKCHKAGSMTDPVAYDACKKCHEDYHKGEFNSNGSYNDCAACHSVTGFTESTFGFEHHQKSAFPLTGAHLAVECKSCHHKGDRWNFRKIGNLCKDCHKDPHEGVLDPKFYESNQCTSCHIDESWTQINFDHGKTNFTLEGKHLQTSCRKCHFNQEKNGTFTQKFNNKEKQCVHCHENPHGQQFNQDGVTDCARCHGFNGWDNKNFNHDNARFKLEGEHKVVSCARCHEPMIVDNRKVINYRNGKLECKDCHLK